A single Lactuca sativa cultivar Salinas chromosome 8, Lsat_Salinas_v11, whole genome shotgun sequence DNA region contains:
- the LOC111904023 gene encoding cytochrome P450 704C1 has product MNILFMVSSSTIFFFLLTGFYFSTLFMLTFIGFIVLLAVAPLAFVFVPYFKELMSNDHRPPVVGSIFSMLIHINDLFDHITSIAKIHHTFRFVKPTHSEVYVADPINVEHILKTNFQNYTKGDYHKGVMGDLFGKGIFAADGDVWRHQRKLASHEFSTKVLRDFSTVVFRSNTAKLVKKVSEAAVNKEIISLQDLLMKSTLDSIFKVGFGFDLDTLSGSDEVSNQFMTAFDDSNRIIFWRYVDVLWRIKRYFNIGSEATLKKNIRVIDNFVYELIEHKREQMKNGKLDGDKEDILSRFLIESEKNPTKLSDEYLRDISLSFIIAGKDTSANTLTWFFYMLCKHSQIQEKVALEVKEATGSSDYTNSIDEFSLQLTESALDKMHYLHAALTETLRLYPAVPLDGKSSEEDDVLPDGFKIKKGDGVNYMAYPMGRMTYIWGEDAEEFRPERWLHDGVFQPESPFKFTAFQGGPRMCLGKEFAYRQMKIMAAFLVFFFKFRLVDESREATYRTMFTLHMDEGLHLYALPRSK; this is encoded by the exons ATGAACATTTTGTTCATGGTTTCTAGTTCtaccatcttcttcttcctccttacAGGATTTTACTTTTCAACACTCTTCATGCTAACATTTATTGGATTCATAGTCCTGTTGGCGGTTGCACCCCTGGCTTTTGTATTTGTACCTTACTTCAAAGAACTCATGTCAAACGATCACCGGCCACCTGTTGTTGGATCGATTTTTAGTATGCTGATACACATCAACGACCTTTTCGATCATATCACCTCGATTGCAAAAATCCATCACACCTTCCGTTTTGTCAAACCAACACACAGTGAAGTTTATGTTGCTGATCCTATCAACGTCGAACACATTCTTAAAACTAACTTCCAGAACTACACCAAG GGGGATTACCACAAAGGGGTAATGGGAGATCTTTTCGGGAAAGGGATATTTGCAGCAGATGGAGATGTATGGCGTCACCAGCGGAAGCTAGCAAGTCATGAATTCTCAACTAAAGTTCTCAGAGATTTCAGTACTGTTGTTTTCAGGTCTAACACTGCTAAATTGGTGAAGAAGGTTTCGGAAGCAGCTGTCAATAAGGAGATTATTTCTTTACAG GATCTGTTGATGAAATCAACTTTAGATTCGATATTCAAGGTCGGATTTGGATTTGATCTCGATACTTTATCAGGATCAGACGAGGTCAGTAATCAGTTCATGACCGCGTTTGACGATTCAAATCGCATCATCTTCTGGCGATATGTCGATGTGCTATGGAGGATAAAAAGGTATTTCAACATCGGGTCTGAAGCTACTCTCAAGAAAAACATCAGAGTGATCGATAACTTCGTGTATGAATTGATTGAACACAAACGGGAGCAGATGAAAAACGGGAAACTCGAT GGAGATAAAGAAGATATATTATCTAGATTTTTAATCGAAAGCGAGAAGAATCCTACAAAATTGAGTGATGAGTACTTGAGAGACATATCGCTAAGTTTCATCATCGCAGGGAAGGACACATCTGCAAACACACTCACCTGGTTCTTTTACATGCTCTGCAAACATTCTCAAATTCAGGAAAAAGTTGCCCTAGAAGTGAAAGAAGCCACTGGATCATCCGACTATACAAACTCCATTGATGAATTCTCCCTACAATTAACCGAATCTGCCCTTGACAAAATGCATTATCTTCACGCAGCTTTAACCGAGACTCTGAGACTCTATCCAGCTGTACCTCTG GATGGAAAAAGTTCAGAAGAAGATGATGTTTTACCCGATGGGTTCAAAATAAAGAAAGGAGATGGTGTAAATTACATGGCGTATCCAATGGGAAGAATGACATACATTTGGGGAGAAGATGCAGAGGAGTTCCGGCCAGAAAGATGGCTCCACGATGGCGTTTTTCAGCCTGAAAGTCCATTTAAGTTTACTGCATTTCAA GGTGGGCCAAGGATGTGCTTAGGGAAGGAATTTGCATATAGACAGATGAAAATAATGGCAGCTTTTCTTGTGTTCTTTTTCAAGTTTCGATTGGTGGATGAGAGTAGGGAAGCTACATATAGAACCATGTTCACCCTTCATATGGACGAAGGACTCCATTTATATGCACTCCCTCGTTCAAAATAG
- the LOC111904024 gene encoding pentatricopeptide repeat-containing protein At5g66520 — translation MIEARWFLKSIARLLDNCKNIRDLKQIHCQIITSPYLSKSDHLFLISRLIFFCAVSSSGSLSYATRVFRVTDNPNLFIYNAMIRSYSCEFSNKDEKPRSLILYKQMLQNCIVPDCISIPFLLKECMGRLDFVAGQTIHAHSVKFGLDDDVYVRNSVIGFYSSCGVLTCARKVFDEMSMRDSVSWNSIITGCLRNGELDMAVDLFARMNKKNIITWNSVITGMVHGGRPKDAIDFFNKMLVLPDKDIVYPDKITLASVISACASLGWLDHGKCVHSYMLRNGIECDMITKTAMVDMYGKCGNVDMAIRVFKNIPKKDVLAWTSMISVYALHGYGNEAFNLFDNMVACGTRPNPVTFGALLTACAHLGLIDKGRWYFNIMKTVYLIEPTVQHYACMVDILGRGGLFEEAERLITIMPMDPDVFVWGALLGACQMHGNIELGEKVAKHVISLEPLNHAFYVTLCDMHAKSGKFDELENIRAIMDVRGLKKDIPGNSMIEVDGIVYEFSIKGSSEVMMEEIKSFLCQLSKEMKVDQIHFTI, via the coding sequence ATGATAGAAGCCCGCTGGTTTTTGAAATCAATCGCACGCTTATTAGACAACTGTAAGAACATTAGAGACCTTAAACAAATTCATTGCCAAATCATAACATCACCATACTTGTCCAAATCAGATCATCTCTTCCTCATTTCTCGTCTCATCTTCTTCTGCGCTGTTTCATCTTCGGGTTCTCTCAGTTATGCTACTCGTGTTTTTCGAGTCACCGATAACCCCAATCTCTTTATCTACAACGCCATGATCAGATCATATTCTTGTGAATTCAGTAACAAAGACGAAAAACCACGCTCCCTAATTTTGTATAAGCAAATGTTGCAAAATTGCATTGTGCCAGATTGTATATCTATCCCCTTCCTCTTAAAGGAATGCATGGGCAGACTTGATTTTGTGGCGGGTCAAACCATTCATGCTCATTCTGTTAAGTTTGGGCTCGACGATGATGTGTATGTGCGGAATTCAGTGATTGGTTTTTATTCCTCCTGTGGGGTTTTAACATGTGCACGAAAGGTGTTCGATGAAATGTCTATGAGAGATAGTGTATCTTGGAACTCAATCATTACCGGATGTTTAAGAAACGGGGAGCTTGATATGGCAGTCGATCTGTTTGCCAGGATGAATAAGAAAAATATTATCACTTGGAACTCTGTAATCACTGGAATGGTTCATGGAGGTAGACCTAAGGACGCCATTGATTTCTTTAACAAAATGCTTGTATTACCGGATAAGGACATTGTTTACCCTGATAAGATCACTTTGGCTAGTGTCATTTCAGCTTGTGCATCGTTAGGGTGGCTTGATCATGGCAAGTGTGTTCATAGTTACATGTTGAGAAATGGAATCGAGTGTGACATGATAACTAAAACAGCAATGGTGGACATGTATGGAAAATGCGGAAATGTAGATATGGCAATAAGGGTTTTCAAGAATATCCCCAAAAAAGATGTATTGGCTTGGACATCAATGATATCAGTGTATGCTCTTCATGGGTATGGCAATGAAGCTTTTAATCTTTTTGACAATATGGTTGCATGTGGGACAAGACCAAATCCAGTAACTTTTGGTGCTTTATTAACAGCATGTGCTCATTTAGGTTTAATAGATAAAGGTCGTTGGTATTTCAACATTATGAAAACTGTGTATCTGATTGAGCCAACAGTTCAACATTATGCTTGCATGGTTGATATTCTTGGTCGAGGTGGACTTTTTGAAGAGGCTGAAAGGTTAATTACTATTATGCCCATGGATCCAGATGTTTTTGTGTGGGGTGCATTACTTGGAGCTTGTCAAATGCATGGGAATATAGAGCTTGGAGAAAAGGTTGCCAAACATGTGATAAGTTTGGAGCCTTTAAATCATGCTTTTTATGTTACATTATGTGATATGCATGCGAAATCTGGTAAATTTGATGAATTGGAGAATATTAGGGCTATTATGGATGTGAGAGGGCTTAAAAAGGACATACCAGGTAACAGCATGATTGAAGTTGATGGCATTGTTTATGAGTTTTCAATAAAAGGATCGTCTGAGGTCATGATGGAGGAGATTAAAAGTTTCTTATGTCAATTAAGTAAAGAAATGAAGGTAGATCAAATACACTTcaccatttga